CTTGATCATATAGCCGGCCTGAAGCTCCTGCAGCACGGTGCCGGGTTCGGCATCGGCGGAAGGCACTTCCATCATCGCCTGATGCTGGTGCGGATCGAGCGGCAGCCCCGTGGCGGCGATCCGGCTGATGCCATGGCCGGCGAAAACCTTCTCGATCTCGCGACCAGTTGCTTCCAGCCCGGCGACGAGGTTCTTGAACTTCTCGTCATCGCGCAAGTCCGCGGGGATCGATTCCAGCGCGCGCGCCAGGTTGTCGGCGACCGACAGAATGTCGCGCGCGAAGCCGGTGGCGGCATAGGCGCGCGTGTCCGCAATGTCCTTTTCCATGCGGCGACGCAGGTTCTGCGTTTCCGCCTTGGCGTAAAGAATGTCCTGCTTGGCCGCCTCAAGCTCCTCGCGCAGCTTGGCCAGTTCGTCGTCGCTGCCCGCCGAATCGATCAGTTCATCCGGCACACCCTTCAGTTCTGCCTGTGCAGCTTCGTCCAGCGGGCGTGTCTCGTTATCCGTCATTTTCTCGAAAATCCGTCTTGTCCGATGAGTTTGCTCAACGATTGAGCCGTGAAATCCACCATGGGGACAACGCGCGCATAATTCAACCGCGTCGGTCCGATAACCCCCACCACGCCGACGACGCGCCCTTCCGCATCGCGCCACGGCGAAGCGATCACCGACGAGCCGGATAGCGAGAATAGGCGGTTCTCACTGCCGATGAAAATCCGCGTCGATTCGGCATCGCGCGCGGCATCGAGCACGCCGGCGATCGCCTCGGCATTCTCCAACTGGTCCAGCAGCTGGCGCACGCGCTCGATGTCGCCCAGCGCGGCCTCGTCCAGCAAGTTGGCCTGCCCGCGCACCACCAGCACCGGGCGCTGCGCCGCGTCGATCGACCAGATCGCCAGCCCCCGCTCCACCAGATCGCGACTGGCGGTGTCGAGCGCGGACCGCCCGCCCGCAATGTCGCGCCGGATTTCCACGGCGGCTTCGCCCAGCGTGCGCCCCATCAGCTTGTGCGTCAGGTAATTGCCTGCCTGCTCCAGCGCATGGGGCGGAACGTCCGCCGGCAGGTCGATCAGCCGGTTCTCGATCGCGCCATCCTCGCCCACCAGCACCGCCAGAGCCCTCCCCGGCGAAAGGGCCATGAAGGAAAGCTGCATAAGCCGCGGCTCGCGCCGGGGCACCATCACGACACCCGCGCCGGCGGACAGTTCCGACAGCGCCAGCGACGCGGCGTTAAGCGCCGCCTCGATCGTACCGCCTTCGGCAAGGCCCCGCTGGATCTGCGCGCGCTCTGCGGCCGAAGGTTCCGCCACCTGCATGATGCCATCGACAAACAGGCGCAGGCCGATTTCGGTGGGCATCCGGCCGGCGCTGGTGTGGGGGGCGGCCAGCAGCCCGGCGTCCTGCAATTCCTGCAGCACCGATCGGATCGAGGCGGGCGACAGGTTGACGCCGCCCGTGCCCGCCAGCGTCTTGGAGCCGACCGGCTGACCGCTGGCGATATAGCCCTCCACCACGAGCCGGAAAATATCGCGGGCGCGGCTGGACAGTTCGGTGAGCGGAAGCGAAGCCATAATCGTGCAATGTAGACGGCGGGCTTGCAGGCTCAAGGGCATTGCGCGTAGGGCCACCGCAACTTTCAACACCCGTCTGTCTCCGGCAGGCGGATTTGCAGGATAAACACCATGCGTCCTTCCGGCCGCGCCGCAGACGAAATGCGCGCCATCACGATCGAGACCAACTTCACCAAGCACGCCGAAGGTTCGGTCCTGATCGGATTCGGCGATACCAAGGTGCTGGTCACCGCGTCGGTGGAAGAGCGCGTGCCGCCGTTCATGCGCGGCAAGGGCGAAGGCTGGGTGACGGCGGAATACTCGATGCTGCCCCGCGCCACCCACACGCGCGGCAGTCGTGAGGCGGCCAAGGGCAAGCAGTCGGGCCGCACCCAGGAAATCCAGCGCCTGATCGGCCGCAGCCTGCGCGCCGTGACCGACCTGAAGAAGCTGGGCGAACGCCAGATCACGCTCGATTGCGACGTGATCCAGGCCGATGGCGGCACCCGCACCGCGTCCATCTCGGGCGCGTGGGTCGCGTTGCGTCTCGCCGTGCAGAAGCTGATCGACGCTGGCGCGATCAACGACGATCCGCTGACCGAGAAGGTCGCCGCGATCTCGTGCGGGATCGTGAACGGCGTGCCGGTGCTGGACCTCGACTATATCGAGGATTCGTCCGCCGATGCCGACGCCAACTTCGTGCTGATCGACGGCGGCAAGATTGCCGAGGTGCAAGCCACCGCCGAAGGCGCGACTTATGACGAGGAGGGTCTGCTCCGCCTGCTCCGCCTCGCGCGCATGGGCTGCGCGCAAATCTTCGAGGCACAGGCCAAGGCCGTCGCGCGGTGACGCCCCGCCTCGCGCGCGGCAAACTCGTCATCGCCACGCACAACAAGGGCAAGCTCCGCGAAATCCAGGCGCTGCTCGCGCCCTATGGCATGGAATGCCTGTCCGCCGGTGAGCTCGGGCTGCCCGAACCGGCGGAAACCGGCACGACCTTCGTGGAAAACGCGCTGATCAAGGCGCGCGCGGCGGCGGAAGCGGCGAACCTGCCGGCGCTGGCCGACGATTCCGGCCTCTGCGTCGCCGCGCTGGGCGGCGCGCCCGGCGTCTATACCGCCGACTGGGCCGAAGCCGCGCCCTATGAAGGCGGCCCCGGTCGCGATTGGTACATGGCCATGGGCAAGGTCGAGGGGAAGCTGTGCGAACAGGGGCCGGATACCCCGCGCGACGGATACTTCGCCTGCGTCCTCGCCATCGCTTGGCCCGATGGCGCCAGCGCCGTCTATGAAGGCCGCGCCCCCGGCACGCTGACCTGGCCGCCGCGCGGCACGCTGGGCTTCGGCTACGATCCGGTGTTCGTGCCCGCCGGCGGCACGCGCACCTTCGCCGAACTCGATCCGGAGGAAAAGCATCGCATCAGCCACCGCGCGGATGCCTTCGCCAAGCTGGTCGCGGAACAGTTCCCGGAGTAGAACCGGGCCGATGACGCCGCTCGCGCTTTATATCCACTGGCCGTTCTGTTTGGCGAAGTGCCCCTATTGCGACTTCAACAGCCATGTCCGCGAACTTACGGACATGACCCAGTGGCAGGCCGCGCTGCTGGCGGACATGGCGCACGAGGCAAGCCTTACCGGCGGCCGCGAACTGACCTCGATCTTCTTCGGCGGGGGCACGCCATCGCTGATGCCGCCCGCACTGGTCGAAAGCCTGATCGCGCAGGCGAGCCGGCATTGGCGATTTGCCGACGACATCGAGATCACGCTCGAAGCCAACCCCTCCTCGGTGGAAGCAGCCAACTTCGCCGCGCTGGCGCAGGCCGGCATCAACCGGGTGTCGCTGGGGTTGCAGGCTCTCGACGATGCCGCGTTGCGCTTCCTTGGCCGACTTCATGACGCCAGCGAAGGGCTGGCCGCGCTCGCCGTGGCGCAGCGGCATTTCCGCCGCGTCAGCTTCGACCTGATCTATGCCCGGCCGGATCACACGCCCGAAAGCTGGGAAGCCGAACTGACCCGCGCCTTGGCCTACGGCACCGGCCACCTCTCGCTGTACCAGTTGACGATCGAGTCGGGCACGCGCTTCGCCACGCTGGTGCGCGAAGGCCGCTTCACGCCGCTCGACGATGACGCGGCCGGCACGCTTTTCGGCCTGACCCGCGAACTCACCGAGCGCGCCGGCCTGCCCGCCTACGAGATCAGCAACCACGCCCGCCCCGGCGAGGAAAGCCGCCACAACCTGACGTACTGGCGCTATGGCGACTATGCCGGCATCGGCCCGGGTGCCCACGGTCGGCGCGGCGGCGTGGCCACGGTGCGCCACCGCAAGCCGGAGAACTTCCTCAAAGCGGTGGACGCGCAGGCACACGGCATCGCCGAACAGCGCGCGCTGGGCACGGCGGAACAGGCATCCGAAGCGATGCTGATGGGCCTGCGGCTGGCCGAAGGCGTGGACGTGAAGGCGCTGGCGGCGCGGTTCGGCTTTGCCGAAAGCGATCTCGTGGTGCCCACCAAGCGCGCGTTCTACACCGGATTGGGCCTGCTGAACGATACCGGCGACCGGCTGGCCGTGACCGGAAAGGGCATGCCGCTGCTCGACGCGCTGCTGGCCGAACTCGTGCCCGCAAGCCTGGTCGCGGCATGACGCCGCAGGACATCCTCGAAGCCTGGGGCCAGCACCTTTCGCTGGCGCGGCGCCGTTCCCAGCATACGGTGCGCGCCTATCTCGCCACCGCCACGCGCCTGCTCTCCGCGCTGCCGCCCGCGCAGGGCTGGGCCTCGCTCGCCCGGCTCGATCCTACCACGCTGCGCACGCACCTTGCCGCGCGCCGGGCGGACGGGATCGGCAATGTCTCCGCCGCGCGCGAACTGTCGGCGATCAAGTCGTTCATCGCTTTCGCGCGCGAACAATCGGGCGAGACCGGGATCGCGCCGCCCCGCCTGCGCGGCCCGCGCGTCAAGAAGGGCCTGCCCCGCCCGATCACCCCGGACGAGGCGGTCAACCTCGCCGCTATGGTCGCCGAAGACGCCAGCGAGGAATGGATCGCCGCGCGCGATCGTGCCGTGCTGCTGCTGCTCTACGGTGCGGGCTTGCGCATTGCCGAGGCGCTGGCGCTGCCGGCCGCCGTCCTGCCGCTGGGCGAATCGCTCGTCGTCACCGGCAAGGGCAACCGCCAGCGCGTCGTCGCGATCCTCCCGATCGTGCGCGCCGCCGTGGAGGACTATGCCGCCAAGGTGCCCTGGCCGCTGACCAAGGACGCCCCGCTGTTCCGGGGAGCCAAGGGCGGACCGCTGGCGCAGGGCATGGTGCAGAAGGCCGTCGCCCGCGCCCGCACGGTGCTGGGCCTGCCCCCCACCGCCACGCCGCACGCCTTGCGGCACAGTTTCGCCACGCACCTGCTGGGCGCGGGCGCGGACTTGCGTTCGTTGCAGGAGCTACTGGGCCACGCCAGCCTCAGTTCAACGCAGATCTACACCAAGGTGGACGCGGCAACGCTGCTGGACGTCTATCGCAACGCCCATCCGCGCGAGCGCTAGGCCGCTCTACTTCACCACCACGCGCGGCAGGCGCAGCGTGGTGAGCAATCCCCCCAGATCCTCGCTTTCGTTCAGCGCGATCGAGCCACCATAAAGCTCGGCCACGTCGCGCACGATGGCGAGGCCCAGCCCGGTCCCTGGCTTGCCGGTATCCAGCCGCGCGCCCCGATCGAAGATGCGCTCGCGCGCTTCCTCGGGAATGCCCATGCCGTCGTCCTCGACCCAGATGTCGCAGAACTTCGGGTCCGCCGGGTTCGCGTCCACGGTGATGAACACGCTGCCGCCCCCATACTTGGCCGCGTTCTCGATCAGGTTGCCGAGGATCTCGTCCAAGTCCTGCCGTTCGATCGCCACCTGCGCCTCGCGGCTGCCGTCCATGTCGAAGCGGACCTTGGGATAGAGTCGCGTGACCGCCCGCTCCACCGCTTCGGCGCTTTCCCACACCACCGCGCGCGAAAGGCCGGTTGCGCGGCGGCCAACGGCGCGCGCGCGGGCAAGGTGGTGATCGACCTGTCGCCGCATCACCGCCGCCTCGCGGATCACCGTATCGGCCAGATCCGAAGCCTTGGCCGTGGCCGCGTTCATTACCACCGTCAGTGGCGTCTTGAGCGCATGGGCAAGGTTGCCCGCGTGGGTGCGCGCTTCCTCCGCCTGCCGCTCCGAATGTTCGAGCAGCGCGTTCAGCTCCAGCACCAGCGGCTGCACTTCCAGCGGCAGCGGTTCGTTGACGCGGCTTGCTCCGCCTTCGCGCATCGCCGCGATCGCCCGCCGCACGCGCCGCAACGGTCCCAGCCCGTAATAGGTTTGCAACGCCGCCATGCCGAACAGGCCCAGCCCCAGCACCACGAACGACCAGATCAGGATCGAACGGATGCGCCGGATCTGCGCGTCGAGTTCGCTGCGGCTGGCGGCGACGGCGAACTGCCACAGCGTATTGCTGCCGGGCAGGATCACCGACCGCTCGATCATCCGCAGCCGTTCGCCCTCGAACTGGCCGCTGTCGTAGATGTGCGGTTCGGTATCGACATGGTCGCTCTGCAGCTTGAGCGTGCGGTCCCACAGCGAGCGCGAGGGGAAATCCTCGTGCCCCTGCCCGCTGATCTGCCAGTAGAGGCCGCTGTTGGGTTCCAGAAAGCGCTGGTCGCCGAGCGGCCGGTTGAAGAACACCTCGCCATCCGGCCCGATTTCGGCGGAAGCGACCATGGCGGTCAGCATATAGCCAAGCTGTTCGTCGAAATTGCGCGTGACCAGGCCGGTCAGCGTGCGGTCGAGCGCGAGCCCACCGCCCAGCAGCAGCACCGTGATCCACGCGAACGCGATCAGCATCATGCGCCGCGCCAGCGATCCGGTGTGCGGCGCGGTTTTCGGTTCCTGCGCGGTGGTGGTCACGCTCTCAGTTCCCTGCCCGCTAGCCCCGGACACGTTTCATGTCCCGCGGCGACGCGGGCCAAGCCCCGGTCGTCAGCCGCGCCCCGGCTGCGCCGGATCGTCGAGGCTGTAGCCCAGCCCCCGGATCGTGGTGATCACGTCCGGCCCCAGCTTCTTGCGGATGCGGGTGACGAACACCTCGATCGTGTTCGAATCCCGGTCGAAGTCCTGGTCGTAGATATGCTCGATCAGTTCGGTACGGCTGACGACCTTGCCCTTGTGGTGCAGCAGGTAAGACAGCAGCTTGTATTCCTGCGCCGTCAGCTTCACCGGCTCGCCGTTCAGCGTGACGCGGCCCGAACGGGTATCGAGCCGCACGTCGCCCGCGATCAGCTCGGACGAGGAATTGCCCGAGGCGCGACGGATCAGCGCGCGCAGGCGGGCGATCAGTTCCTCCGTCTGGAAAGGCTTGGCGAGATAGTCGTCCGCGCCCGCGTCCAGCCCGGCCACCTTGTCGGACCAACTGTCGCGCGCGGTCAGCACCAGCACGGGGAACTTGCGCCCTTCCTTGCGCCACATGCCCAGCACGGTCAGCCCGTCGATCTCGGGCAGGCCGAGATCGAGGATCACCGCGTCATAGTCCTCGGTCGAGCCGAGAAAATGGCCGTCCTCGCCATCGGTGGAAAGATCGACGGCGTAGCCATTGTGTTCCAGCGTGGCCTTGAGCTGCTTGCCGAGGGTCGGTTCGTCCTCGACGATCAGGATGCGCATGTAAGGCTGTCCCCTGCTGCTCGCCCGCTCCCATGCCGGAGAGCGCGCGGTTACGTGTTCAGGATTGCTAGATGATCCCTTGAACCTGAACGGTCAAGGAACGGAAAGATCAGCGGGATTCGCCCAGCACCTGCCCGGTGCGCGCATCCACGTCGACGAACATGACATGGCCTTCGCGAATGAACTTCAGGCGATAGACCATCGCGGCGGGATCGTATTCCGGCCCCAGGTATTGCATCCCCGGCTTGGTCGGCAACACGGTCCGCTCGATCTCGCGCAGCGATCGCACGTTGCCCGCGCGCAGGTCGCGGCGGACTTCGCCCTGGGCGTCAGGACGGTTCGGGGCCGAAAAGGCCGTTGCAGGCAAGGCCGCGAACCCGAGAGCGGTAAAGGCGATGATCCAGCGCATGATGCTGCTTTGCCTAGAGCCGGAGCATTGAACAAGGCGTGAATGCGGTTGCCGGCGGCGGTTCAGGCAAAAAGGTGCGGGCCGGGAGTCCTGACCCTAGACCTTCCGTCCACCTGCGGCTAAGCGCGCGCCATGGCAGCAGCACCGATCTTGAGCTGGGAGGGCCTTGGGCTTCTCCAGGGCACCGGCTGGCTTTTCCGCGATCTTGACCTCCACATCGGCCCGCGCGACCGGCTGGCGCTGATCGGCCGCAACGGCGCGGGCAAGACCACGCTGCTGCGCCTGATTGCCGGGCAGATCGATGCGGACAAAGGCAAGCGTTCCATCCAGCCCGGCGTGCGGCTGGTGACGCTGGAACAGGATCCGTTCTTCACCGGGTTCGATACGCTGATGGATTTCGCGCTGCACGGGCCGGACGCGCCGGAACGGCACGAGGTGGAAGCCATCGCCAGCCAGCTTGGCATCGATATGGGCCGCAAGGCCGAAAGCGCCAGCGGCGGCGAACGCCGCCGCGCCGCGCTGGCCCGCGCGCTGGCGTCCGATCCCGACATCCTGCTGCTGGACGAACCGACCAACCACCTCGATCTCGCCGCGATCGACTGGCTCGAATCCTGGCTCCAGCGCTATACCGGCGCGTTCGTGGTCATCAGCCACGACCGCACGTTCCTCGAACGGCTCACCCGCGCCACGCTGTGGCTCGATCGCGGTTCGCTGCGCCGCAA
The Novosphingobium sp. EMRT-2 genome window above contains:
- the grpE gene encoding nucleotide exchange factor GrpE, whose protein sequence is MTDNETRPLDEAAQAELKGVPDELIDSAGSDDELAKLREELEAAKQDILYAKAETQNLRRRMEKDIADTRAYAATGFARDILSVADNLARALESIPADLRDDEKFKNLVAGLEATGREIEKVFAGHGISRIAATGLPLDPHQHQAMMEVPSADAEPGTVLQELQAGYMIKDRLLRPAMVAVAKKPD
- the hrcA gene encoding heat-inducible transcriptional repressor HrcA, encoding MASLPLTELSSRARDIFRLVVEGYIASGQPVGSKTLAGTGGVNLSPASIRSVLQELQDAGLLAAPHTSAGRMPTEIGLRLFVDGIMQVAEPSAAERAQIQRGLAEGGTIEAALNAASLALSELSAGAGVVMVPRREPRLMQLSFMALSPGRALAVLVGEDGAIENRLIDLPADVPPHALEQAGNYLTHKLMGRTLGEAAVEIRRDIAGGRSALDTASRDLVERGLAIWSIDAAQRPVLVVRGQANLLDEAALGDIERVRQLLDQLENAEAIAGVLDAARDAESTRIFIGSENRLFSLSGSSVIASPWRDAEGRVVGVVGVIGPTRLNYARVVPMVDFTAQSLSKLIGQDGFSRK
- the rph gene encoding ribonuclease PH, with translation MRPSGRAADEMRAITIETNFTKHAEGSVLIGFGDTKVLVTASVEERVPPFMRGKGEGWVTAEYSMLPRATHTRGSREAAKGKQSGRTQEIQRLIGRSLRAVTDLKKLGERQITLDCDVIQADGGTRTASISGAWVALRLAVQKLIDAGAINDDPLTEKVAAISCGIVNGVPVLDLDYIEDSSADADANFVLIDGGKIAEVQATAEGATYDEEGLLRLLRLARMGCAQIFEAQAKAVAR
- the rdgB gene encoding RdgB/HAM1 family non-canonical purine NTP pyrophosphatase, which encodes MTPRLARGKLVIATHNKGKLREIQALLAPYGMECLSAGELGLPEPAETGTTFVENALIKARAAAEAANLPALADDSGLCVAALGGAPGVYTADWAEAAPYEGGPGRDWYMAMGKVEGKLCEQGPDTPRDGYFACVLAIAWPDGASAVYEGRAPGTLTWPPRGTLGFGYDPVFVPAGGTRTFAELDPEEKHRISHRADAFAKLVAEQFPE
- the hemW gene encoding radical SAM family heme chaperone HemW, translated to MTPLALYIHWPFCLAKCPYCDFNSHVRELTDMTQWQAALLADMAHEASLTGGRELTSIFFGGGTPSLMPPALVESLIAQASRHWRFADDIEITLEANPSSVEAANFAALAQAGINRVSLGLQALDDAALRFLGRLHDASEGLAALAVAQRHFRRVSFDLIYARPDHTPESWEAELTRALAYGTGHLSLYQLTIESGTRFATLVREGRFTPLDDDAAGTLFGLTRELTERAGLPAYEISNHARPGEESRHNLTYWRYGDYAGIGPGAHGRRGGVATVRHRKPENFLKAVDAQAHGIAEQRALGTAEQASEAMLMGLRLAEGVDVKALAARFGFAESDLVVPTKRAFYTGLGLLNDTGDRLAVTGKGMPLLDALLAELVPASLVAA
- a CDS encoding tyrosine recombinase XerC, whose amino-acid sequence is MTPQDILEAWGQHLSLARRRSQHTVRAYLATATRLLSALPPAQGWASLARLDPTTLRTHLAARRADGIGNVSAARELSAIKSFIAFAREQSGETGIAPPRLRGPRVKKGLPRPITPDEAVNLAAMVAEDASEEWIAARDRAVLLLLYGAGLRIAEALALPAAVLPLGESLVVTGKGNRQRVVAILPIVRAAVEDYAAKVPWPLTKDAPLFRGAKGGPLAQGMVQKAVARARTVLGLPPTATPHALRHSFATHLLGAGADLRSLQELLGHASLSSTQIYTKVDAATLLDVYRNAHPRER
- a CDS encoding sensor histidine kinase KdpD; this translates as MMLIAFAWITVLLLGGGLALDRTLTGLVTRNFDEQLGYMLTAMVASAEIGPDGEVFFNRPLGDQRFLEPNSGLYWQISGQGHEDFPSRSLWDRTLKLQSDHVDTEPHIYDSGQFEGERLRMIERSVILPGSNTLWQFAVAASRSELDAQIRRIRSILIWSFVVLGLGLFGMAALQTYYGLGPLRRVRRAIAAMREGGASRVNEPLPLEVQPLVLELNALLEHSERQAEEARTHAGNLAHALKTPLTVVMNAATAKASDLADTVIREAAVMRRQVDHHLARARAVGRRATGLSRAVVWESAEAVERAVTRLYPKVRFDMDGSREAQVAIERQDLDEILGNLIENAAKYGGGSVFITVDANPADPKFCDIWVEDDGMGIPEEARERIFDRGARLDTGKPGTGLGLAIVRDVAELYGGSIALNESEDLGGLLTTLRLPRVVVK
- a CDS encoding response regulator transcription factor, with product MRILIVEDEPTLGKQLKATLEHNGYAVDLSTDGEDGHFLGSTEDYDAVILDLGLPEIDGLTVLGMWRKEGRKFPVLVLTARDSWSDKVAGLDAGADDYLAKPFQTEELIARLRALIRRASGNSSSELIAGDVRLDTRSGRVTLNGEPVKLTAQEYKLLSYLLHHKGKVVSRTELIEHIYDQDFDRDSNTIEVFVTRIRKKLGPDVITTIRGLGYSLDDPAQPGRG
- a CDS encoding PepSY domain-containing protein, which produces MRWIIAFTALGFAALPATAFSAPNRPDAQGEVRRDLRAGNVRSLREIERTVLPTKPGMQYLGPEYDPAAMVYRLKFIREGHVMFVDVDARTGQVLGESR